A genomic segment from Paraburkholderia hayleyella encodes:
- a CDS encoding CoA-transferase subunit beta, with protein MMIVAAAQGWRADGEVLATGIGTGPRLAAGLARLAYNDALMLTDGEAWLVEEPVPPGPREAGYRVKASGWMTYERVFDCLWQGHRHALVMPTQIDRFGQTNISWLGDDPARPKTQLLGVRGFPGNSMHHANSFFVSGHSKRIFVAGEVDMVCSMGYNPGRRLPGTKTFIDLRRIVTDLCVMDFGGPDHAVRVASLHPGVSFDEVQDATGFPLAASPDLDTTPPPVAGELQIIRALDPHNLRASIVRGNPAPRH; from the coding sequence ATGATGATCGTCGCGGCTGCGCAGGGCTGGCGTGCCGATGGCGAAGTGCTGGCGACGGGCATTGGGACGGGCCCACGGCTTGCGGCCGGTCTCGCACGGCTCGCTTACAACGACGCGCTCATGTTGACCGATGGTGAAGCCTGGCTTGTCGAAGAGCCGGTTCCGCCAGGTCCGCGAGAGGCAGGCTATCGCGTCAAGGCAAGCGGCTGGATGACTTATGAGCGGGTGTTCGATTGCCTGTGGCAGGGCCACCGGCATGCGCTCGTGATGCCTACCCAGATTGACCGTTTTGGCCAGACCAATATCTCCTGGCTTGGCGATGACCCCGCGCGACCTAAAACCCAATTGTTGGGCGTGCGTGGTTTTCCGGGCAACAGCATGCATCACGCCAATTCGTTTTTTGTTTCCGGGCACAGCAAACGCATCTTCGTTGCAGGAGAGGTCGATATGGTTTGCAGCATGGGTTACAACCCGGGACGCCGTCTGCCGGGAACGAAGACCTTTATTGATTTGCGCCGCATTGTCACAGATCTTTGCGTGATGGATTTTGGCGGTCCGGATCATGCCGTGCGTGTTGCTTCCCTGCATCCAGGTGTGAGCTTCGACGAGGTGCAGGATGCCACCGGGTTTCCGCTGGCCGCTAGCCCTGATCTAGACACGACGCCGCCGCCTGTTGCCGGGGAACTGCAAATCATCCGTGCGCTTGATCCGCACAATCTGCGCGCGTCCATCGTGCGTGGCAATCCGGCACCTCGCCACTGA
- a CDS encoding acyl-CoA dehydrogenase family protein, producing the protein MIRNAAADVLAARSASADVRRVLDGSAGQDDALWKTLACELGWSALAIPEAMGGIGLGVVEQVLLMEQLGRRLACVPYFSTGCLAAAALAQCDEPLAATWLERIAQADVRATLALPLDMPFSTQPLTVFAHETAQGFSLSGIVEQVLDGACADLLLVPATLVQDGRRTALFALEAASVEGLGVTVLETLDRTRPLARLTFNGVAVSADTWLGGKEALRILEQTAWRGALALAAEQLGGAQQCLDLTLDYTSQRVQFGRTIASFQAVKHRCAQMLVQLEAARSSVFGAAREWDEVAGIPGSPVSLWSEVAVAKAAANEAYAFCAQEAIQLHGGVGFTWEYDPHLYFKRAQASSVWFGSTPQLLDWLARYALDGIEPAWCSATHNPAMKNINAPDARLSFARRGAPL; encoded by the coding sequence ATGATTCGCAATGCCGCGGCTGATGTGCTGGCTGCACGCAGCGCGTCAGCCGATGTCCGGCGCGTACTGGATGGTTCGGCCGGGCAAGACGACGCGCTCTGGAAGACGCTTGCCTGCGAACTGGGATGGAGTGCGCTGGCAATCCCTGAGGCGATGGGCGGGATAGGTCTTGGCGTCGTGGAGCAAGTGCTGCTGATGGAGCAGCTTGGCCGCCGTCTTGCCTGCGTGCCTTATTTCTCGACGGGATGTCTGGCAGCGGCAGCGCTGGCTCAGTGTGACGAGCCGCTCGCTGCAACCTGGCTCGAACGGATCGCGCAAGCAGACGTTCGCGCGACGCTGGCATTGCCGCTCGATATGCCGTTCAGTACGCAGCCGCTCACTGTTTTCGCACACGAAACAGCACAGGGTTTTTCGCTCTCCGGCATCGTCGAGCAAGTGCTTGACGGTGCATGCGCGGATCTATTGCTCGTTCCCGCCACGCTGGTACAGGATGGCCGGAGGACCGCCTTGTTTGCGCTTGAAGCTGCCAGCGTTGAGGGGCTGGGCGTGACCGTGCTTGAAACGCTTGACCGGACACGGCCTCTTGCACGGTTGACGTTTAACGGGGTAGCGGTAAGCGCTGACACATGGCTTGGCGGCAAGGAAGCGCTCAGGATACTTGAGCAAACTGCATGGCGAGGTGCGCTTGCCTTGGCTGCAGAGCAACTGGGAGGGGCTCAGCAATGTCTCGATCTGACGCTTGACTACACCAGTCAGCGCGTGCAGTTCGGACGCACGATCGCCTCTTTTCAAGCTGTCAAGCACCGTTGTGCACAAATGCTGGTGCAGCTCGAAGCCGCGCGCTCGTCTGTCTTCGGTGCGGCGCGGGAGTGGGATGAGGTCGCAGGAATTCCAGGGTCGCCCGTTTCATTATGGTCTGAGGTCGCCGTCGCCAAGGCCGCGGCCAATGAGGCGTATGCGTTTTGCGCCCAGGAAGCGATCCAGTTGCATGGGGGCGTGGGTTTTACGTGGGAGTACGACCCACATCTTTATTTCAAGCGCGCACAGGCATCCAGTGTGTGGTTCGGCTCCACGCCGCAGTTGCTGGACTGGCTCGCGCGTTATGCCCTTGACGGTATTGAACCCGCCTGGTGTTCTGCAACACACAACCCCGCGATGAAAAATATCAACGCTCCGGACGCGCGCTTATCGTTTGCTCGCAGAGGAGCGCCGCTTTGA
- a CDS encoding acyl-CoA dehydrogenase family protein codes for MQLIYTAQQNALRAEIRAWLATHVPREQLPSFDTEKGFAAHRAWERTLHSGCWSMVTWPRELGGRGCDLIEWLIFEEEYWRADAPMRVNQNGIFLLGPTLMEFGTEAQKARFLPAMAAGEHIWAQGWSEPNAGSDMAAIRASAIRIGDEYILNGQKIWSTRAVWADWLFGLFRSEPQSLRHNGLTFLVVPLSAPGVSVRPIRQLNGQPGFAEIFFDDVRVPLENRIAAEGAGWQVAMATAGFERGLMLRSPARFQRTAQALRDLYLANRFMAERDPTLGERVAAAWMDAQAYALSTYATVSRLQKGGHIGAESSTNKVFWSELDLRMHYTALEILGAQAEIVPDSLAQHEALGNWLDGFLFAQAGPIYAGTNEIQRNIVAERMLGMPRT; via the coding sequence ATGCAACTAATCTATACGGCTCAACAGAACGCATTGCGCGCGGAGATCCGGGCGTGGCTTGCAACGCATGTCCCGCGCGAACAGTTGCCGAGCTTCGATACCGAGAAGGGCTTCGCAGCGCATCGTGCATGGGAGCGCACGCTGCATTCGGGCTGCTGGAGCATGGTGACATGGCCGCGCGAGCTGGGAGGGCGTGGCTGCGACCTGATCGAATGGCTCATCTTCGAAGAGGAATACTGGCGCGCGGATGCGCCGATGCGGGTCAACCAGAACGGTATCTTTCTGCTCGGGCCGACCCTGATGGAGTTTGGGACGGAGGCGCAAAAGGCGCGATTTCTTCCGGCCATGGCGGCGGGCGAGCATATTTGGGCGCAAGGCTGGTCGGAGCCCAACGCGGGCTCGGACATGGCGGCGATTCGCGCTAGCGCGATCCGGATCGGCGACGAATACATTTTGAATGGCCAAAAAATCTGGTCGACTCGAGCGGTATGGGCCGACTGGTTATTCGGACTTTTTCGCAGCGAGCCGCAATCGTTGCGTCACAACGGCCTGACTTTCCTGGTGGTGCCGTTATCGGCGCCGGGTGTGAGCGTGCGGCCGATCCGGCAACTGAACGGTCAGCCCGGCTTTGCCGAGATCTTCTTTGACGACGTCCGGGTTCCACTTGAGAACCGCATCGCGGCCGAGGGCGCGGGCTGGCAGGTGGCGATGGCGACGGCCGGTTTCGAGCGCGGCCTGATGCTTCGCTCACCGGCACGCTTCCAGCGCACCGCCCAGGCGCTGCGTGACCTGTACCTTGCGAACCGTTTCATGGCTGAGCGCGATCCGACGCTGGGTGAGCGGGTCGCCGCAGCATGGATGGATGCACAGGCCTACGCGCTCTCGACTTACGCGACGGTGAGCCGCCTGCAAAAAGGTGGCCACATCGGCGCGGAATCAAGCACGAACAAGGTGTTCTGGTCGGAGCTTGATTTGCGGATGCATTACACCGCACTCGAGATTCTCGGCGCGCAGGCCGAGATCGTCCCTGATTCGCTGGCGCAACACGAGGCGCTCGGCAACTGGCTCGATGGCTTCCTCTTTGCGCAGGCAGGCCCAATCTACGCGGGCACTAATGAGATTCAACGCAATATCGTCGCGGAACGGATGCTGGGCATGCCGCGAACATAA
- a CDS encoding SDR family oxidoreductase, with protein sequence MGICNGRVVIVTGAGGGLGREYALAFARDGASLLVNDIRREAAEAVCHEIVQNGGRALANSDDITRTDTAQHIVDVAQEAFGTVHVLVNNAGICRDRMFTSMTGDDWDEVMRVHLRGHFCLSQQLARTWRDAAKAGQPVDARIINTTSGAGLQGSVGQANYGAAKAGIAALTLIQAAELHRYGVCANALAPAARTSMTEGVFADMMRKPEDGTFDYFDPANVAPLVVWLGSAQSAHVNGQVFEVAGGMIALAEGWRTGPQIDRGARWVPDEVGSAVAQLLTQRRLAQPVYGA encoded by the coding sequence ATGGGAATCTGCAACGGACGCGTGGTCATCGTGACAGGCGCGGGCGGTGGCTTGGGGCGTGAGTACGCTTTGGCATTTGCGCGTGATGGTGCGTCATTGCTGGTCAACGATATTCGCCGTGAAGCCGCCGAGGCCGTGTGCCACGAGATTGTGCAAAACGGTGGCCGGGCCCTGGCGAACTCCGATGACATTACGCGCACTGACACGGCTCAGCATATCGTCGACGTAGCTCAAGAAGCTTTTGGCACGGTGCATGTACTCGTCAACAACGCGGGCATTTGCCGGGACCGGATGTTTACCAGCATGACCGGCGATGACTGGGATGAGGTCATGCGCGTGCATTTGCGCGGGCACTTTTGCCTGTCGCAACAGCTCGCCCGCACCTGGCGCGATGCCGCGAAAGCGGGCCAGCCGGTTGATGCCCGCATCATCAATACAACCTCGGGCGCGGGCCTGCAAGGCTCGGTGGGGCAAGCGAATTACGGTGCTGCGAAAGCGGGTATTGCTGCACTGACGCTGATACAGGCGGCTGAGTTACACCGTTACGGTGTTTGTGCCAACGCGTTAGCGCCTGCTGCCCGAACCTCCATGACCGAAGGCGTGTTCGCCGACATGATGCGCAAGCCCGAGGACGGCACGTTCGATTACTTCGATCCTGCCAACGTCGCACCACTCGTTGTCTGGCTCGGCAGTGCGCAATCGGCACACGTGAATGGCCAGGTCTTCGAGGTTGCCGGCGGCATGATTGCGCTCGCCGAAGGATGGCGGACAGGCCCGCAAATCGACCGCGGCGCCCGCTGGGTGCCTGATGAGGTGGGGTCTGCGGTGGCGCAATTGCTGACGCAAAGGCGGCTGGCACAGCCAGTCTATGGAGCGTGA
- a CDS encoding NAD(P)H-dependent flavin oxidoreductase: MSHLVHTELCDLLGCRYPIVQTAMGWVADAQLVAATCNAGGFGFLAGATLAPEHAEAEILRVKALTDQPFGINFHMFQPNAEQIVDLAIEHGLRAVSYGRGPKAKTIRNLKDAGVLCMPTVGAPKHALKAVELGADLVTVQGSEGGGHTGSMPTTLLLPRVLDLVNVPVVAAGGFFDGRGLAAALGYGAAGIAMGTRFLMTSQSPVPSATLARYVAVTDPALIRVSDALDGLPQRMIDNPYLLRLERFGPLRRTLFALSTANTWRRESGLGIRPMLAMALRALREHGYTASQTLMATNAPFLIQRAIVAGRPDEGILPSGQAAAMIGAIESCEELIARMVADATVRLEMLGVPHRACAVQAA; encoded by the coding sequence ATGAGTCATCTCGTTCATACCGAACTCTGTGATTTACTGGGTTGCCGCTATCCGATTGTCCAGACGGCGATGGGCTGGGTGGCTGATGCCCAGCTCGTTGCGGCGACCTGCAATGCCGGGGGCTTTGGTTTTCTTGCGGGCGCGACACTTGCACCCGAGCATGCCGAGGCCGAGATCCTGCGTGTCAAAGCGCTGACGGACCAGCCGTTTGGCATCAATTTTCATATGTTTCAGCCGAACGCTGAGCAGATAGTCGATCTGGCTATCGAACACGGGCTACGCGCGGTGAGCTACGGACGCGGGCCGAAGGCAAAAACCATTCGCAACCTCAAGGACGCCGGCGTGCTGTGCATGCCAACCGTTGGCGCGCCCAAACACGCGCTCAAGGCTGTCGAGCTCGGTGCGGATCTTGTCACTGTTCAGGGTTCCGAAGGAGGGGGACATACCGGCTCGATGCCAACTACGCTACTGCTGCCTCGCGTGCTCGATCTTGTCAACGTGCCGGTGGTGGCTGCGGGCGGCTTTTTCGATGGCCGGGGTCTTGCCGCAGCGCTGGGCTACGGTGCGGCAGGCATAGCGATGGGTACGCGTTTTCTGATGACGTCCCAGTCTCCCGTGCCTTCTGCGACGCTAGCGCGATACGTTGCAGTGACCGATCCAGCCTTGATCCGGGTATCCGATGCACTGGACGGATTACCGCAACGGATGATCGATAACCCCTATCTGCTGCGGCTTGAACGTTTTGGGCCGCTACGCCGCACGCTGTTCGCGCTGAGCACGGCCAACACGTGGCGTCGTGAAAGCGGTCTGGGTATACGCCCGATGCTTGCCATGGCGCTGCGGGCGTTGCGCGAGCACGGCTATACCGCCAGCCAGACGTTGATGGCAACCAATGCGCCTTTTCTGATCCAGCGCGCGATCGTTGCAGGTCGCCCCGACGAGGGCATCCTTCCAAGCGGCCAGGCCGCAGCGATGATCGGCGCGATCGAATCCTGTGAAGAACTGATTGCACGGATGGTGGCCGATGCCACCGTGCGTCTTGAGATGCTGGGCGTGCCACATCGGGCCTGCGCCGTGCAGGCAGCCTGA
- a CDS encoding acetyl-CoA C-acetyltransferase, translated as MKQAYIVDAVRTPTGRRNGGLAHMHAADLGGFVLDMLVGRNAIPSNEYDDVIFGCVDTIGPLAGNIARSCWLAAGLPLQVPGVTVDRQCGSSQQAVHFAAQAVMSGVQHVVVAGGVQTMTQIPISSAMTVAVPLGFSDPFSGSQGWRARFGDAPVSQFVAAQNIADHWNLSREAMESYALESHRRAVSAIEAGHFAREIVPLEGVKHDETPRPDTSLAKMAALDPLTPGGTLSAAVASQTGDAAAALLIVSEEALRRYDLTPRARIHHMSVLGDDPLWMLTAPIPATRAALFRAGLDMDQIDVAEVNEAFASVVLAWFAETGFAPEKTNPNGGAIALGHPLGATGAKLMTSLLHELERSGGRYGLQTMCEGGGLANVTIIERL; from the coding sequence GTGAAACAGGCTTATATCGTGGACGCAGTCCGCACGCCAACGGGGCGGCGCAATGGTGGCCTCGCGCATATGCACGCGGCGGACCTAGGCGGGTTCGTGCTTGACATGCTTGTCGGCCGCAATGCGATTCCCTCGAATGAATACGACGATGTGATCTTCGGTTGCGTCGATACGATTGGACCGCTTGCGGGCAATATTGCCCGCAGTTGCTGGCTCGCGGCGGGGCTGCCATTGCAGGTGCCGGGCGTTACCGTCGATCGTCAGTGTGGTTCGTCGCAACAGGCGGTGCATTTCGCCGCCCAGGCCGTGATGAGTGGCGTACAGCATGTGGTGGTTGCGGGTGGCGTGCAGACCATGACTCAAATCCCCATCTCGTCTGCGATGACGGTGGCCGTTCCACTTGGTTTTAGCGATCCGTTTTCTGGCAGCCAGGGTTGGCGGGCGCGTTTTGGCGATGCACCCGTGTCGCAGTTTGTCGCGGCACAGAATATTGCCGATCATTGGAATCTGTCGCGGGAAGCGATGGAAAGCTACGCACTGGAAAGCCATCGGCGCGCGGTGTCGGCCATCGAGGCTGGGCATTTTGCCCGCGAGATCGTTCCGCTCGAAGGCGTGAAGCACGATGAGACGCCGCGTCCCGATACGAGTCTCGCCAAAATGGCGGCACTCGACCCCCTGACGCCGGGCGGCACGCTGAGCGCCGCAGTGGCGAGTCAGACTGGCGATGCAGCTGCGGCGCTCCTGATTGTGTCGGAGGAGGCACTGAGGCGCTACGACCTGACACCTCGTGCACGCATTCATCACATGAGCGTACTCGGTGACGATCCGCTGTGGATGCTCACCGCCCCCATTCCCGCGACGCGAGCGGCGCTTTTTCGCGCCGGGCTCGACATGGATCAGATTGATGTCGCCGAAGTGAATGAGGCATTTGCCTCCGTTGTGCTCGCGTGGTTTGCCGAGACCGGCTTCGCACCTGAAAAAACCAATCCGAACGGCGGGGCTATCGCCCTGGGTCATCCATTGGGCGCTACGGGAGCAAAGCTGATGACGTCGCTACTCCACGAGCTTGAACGAAGCGGTGGCCGATACGGTTTGCAGACGATGTGTGAGGGCGGGGGGCTCGCCAACGTAACCATCATCGAACGCTTGTAA
- a CDS encoding enoyl-CoA hydratase family protein: MQKTQYPGPAGALPFRIEREGGIAEVVIDHPPVNALDASGWHSLAEAFDAIGRDDSVRVIVVRGEGRGFCAGVDIKELATYPERIVAVNAGNYETFRALHRNPKPVIAAVHGFVLGGGIGLCGAADIVVASDCARFGVPEIDRGAMGGGAHLQRMFGVQKVRSMYFTGDMIGAAEAWRLGALERVVPLADLRHAALTIARQIANKSPAMVRLAKEALNGIEDGDLEDKYRWEQGFTLQAYMTQDSGEARAAFVEKRDAQFERFADPLGADGCN; encoded by the coding sequence ATGCAAAAGACTCAGTACCCTGGGCCTGCCGGAGCGCTGCCGTTCCGGATTGAACGGGAAGGCGGCATCGCTGAGGTAGTGATCGATCATCCTCCCGTCAACGCACTGGATGCATCCGGCTGGCACTCGCTCGCTGAAGCGTTCGATGCCATCGGCCGCGACGATAGCGTCCGCGTGATCGTCGTACGCGGTGAAGGACGTGGCTTTTGCGCGGGCGTCGATATCAAGGAGCTGGCTACTTATCCAGAGAGGATCGTCGCTGTCAACGCGGGGAACTATGAAACATTTCGCGCGCTGCATCGCAATCCCAAGCCCGTTATCGCGGCGGTGCACGGTTTTGTTCTGGGCGGTGGCATTGGCCTGTGTGGGGCCGCCGATATCGTTGTTGCATCGGACTGCGCGCGCTTCGGCGTGCCCGAAATAGACCGTGGTGCAATGGGCGGTGGCGCGCATTTGCAACGGATGTTTGGCGTGCAGAAAGTTCGCTCGATGTACTTCACGGGTGACATGATCGGTGCCGCGGAAGCCTGGCGGCTAGGTGCGCTCGAGCGGGTCGTGCCGCTGGCCGATCTGCGTCATGCAGCCCTCACGATCGCACGCCAGATAGCGAACAAGAGCCCCGCTATGGTCCGGCTTGCGAAGGAGGCGCTCAATGGTATCGAGGATGGCGATCTTGAGGATAAGTATCGCTGGGAGCAGGGGTTCACCTTGCAGGCTTACATGACTCAGGATTCGGGCGAGGCACGCGCTGCATTTGTGGAGAAGCGCGACGCGCAGTTCGAACGCTTTGCCGATCCATTAGGGGCTGACGGATGCAACTAA
- a CDS encoding enoyl-CoA hydratase, with protein sequence MQTNQAQDSGQVVAYSVENRVATITMNRPSYHNAQNSKMTYALDEAFQRASHDDAVKVIVLAGAGKHFSAGHDIGTPERDINESFERTSLWYDHVGKDGGEFLYVREQEVYLGMCRRWRELPKPTIAMVQGACIAGGLMLAWVCDLIVAADDAFFADPVVRMGIPGVEYFAHAYELNPRIAKEFLFLGERMSAARAYEMGMVNRVVPRDSLVETSYAMAAKIAEMPRLGLALTKQALNHVEELQGKRAAMDAAFAWHHFAHAHNELVSGDRLGGYDARAMANSQREPEPAGVPQASAGEAA encoded by the coding sequence ATGCAAACTAATCAGGCTCAGGACTCGGGACAAGTGGTTGCCTATTCTGTCGAGAACCGTGTCGCTACGATCACGATGAATCGTCCCAGTTATCACAATGCGCAGAATTCAAAGATGACTTATGCGCTTGATGAAGCTTTTCAGCGCGCGTCGCATGATGATGCTGTCAAAGTGATTGTTCTAGCCGGTGCCGGCAAGCATTTCTCAGCGGGGCACGATATTGGCACGCCAGAACGCGACATCAATGAGTCGTTTGAAAGGACGTCTCTCTGGTACGACCATGTTGGCAAGGACGGCGGCGAGTTTCTTTACGTCCGCGAGCAGGAGGTCTATCTCGGCATGTGCCGCAGGTGGCGCGAGCTGCCGAAACCCACCATCGCTATGGTTCAGGGTGCGTGCATTGCCGGTGGGCTCATGCTTGCGTGGGTGTGCGATCTGATCGTCGCAGCGGATGACGCATTTTTCGCCGATCCAGTTGTGCGCATGGGTATTCCTGGCGTGGAGTATTTCGCTCATGCCTACGAGCTGAATCCGCGTATTGCGAAAGAATTTCTGTTTCTGGGCGAGCGGATGTCGGCGGCGCGTGCGTATGAGATGGGCATGGTGAATCGCGTTGTGCCACGAGATAGCCTTGTCGAGACGAGCTACGCGATGGCGGCGAAGATCGCTGAGATGCCGAGGCTGGGTTTGGCCTTGACCAAACAGGCGCTCAATCATGTCGAAGAGCTGCAGGGCAAGCGGGCTGCAATGGATGCCGCATTTGCATGGCATCACTTTGCCCATGCGCATAACGAGCTGGTAAGTGGTGACCGGCTAGGCGGGTACGACGCGCGTGCGATGGCGAATTCGCAGCGTGAGCCGGAGCCTGCTGGGGTTCCTCAAGCCTCGGCTGGAGAGGCGGCATGA
- a CDS encoding acyl-CoA dehydrogenase family protein, whose product MNNEKQEALRAEVAGWVKAHLTGEFACLKHRGWPGDEDAWPALRKAWEQVLAQAGWSGMGWPREMGGRGFSVTGQMIFHEEYARAGGPGRMGHIGEGLLGPTLIACGTEDQRQRFLPGILAGTQFWCQGYSEPGAGSDLASVRTRATRADDGSWRVDGQKVWTSLAHESDWIFVLARSDPDSHGRDGLSFLLMPLEQPGVEIRPIRQLSGGAEFNEVFFNGARVKACDLVGAPGDGWRVAMTLLGFERGLSTLGQQMQFVRELEWIIDVARETGAVRDPVLRQRIGRAWSGLRVMRHNALRMLSGGGEAGAPPRREALIYKYYWSNWHRDLGQLAADVLGPQANVIDPDDVRRSHLQRVFLFSRADTIYAGTNEIQLNIIAERGLGMPKEARGMS is encoded by the coding sequence TTGAACAACGAAAAGCAAGAGGCGCTGCGCGCGGAAGTAGCAGGCTGGGTGAAGGCTCATCTGACAGGCGAATTCGCTTGTCTGAAACATCGCGGCTGGCCTGGTGACGAGGACGCGTGGCCAGCCTTGCGTAAAGCCTGGGAGCAAGTGCTCGCGCAGGCGGGCTGGAGCGGAATGGGCTGGCCCCGCGAAATGGGTGGCCGAGGGTTTTCTGTGACCGGGCAGATGATTTTTCATGAGGAGTATGCCCGCGCGGGGGGGCCTGGGCGCATGGGCCACATTGGTGAAGGCCTTCTCGGCCCGACATTGATCGCATGCGGTACCGAAGATCAACGCCAGCGTTTTTTGCCGGGGATTCTCGCCGGTACGCAGTTCTGGTGTCAGGGATATTCCGAACCGGGAGCGGGGTCTGATCTCGCCAGTGTGCGCACGCGGGCCACGCGGGCTGATGACGGTTCATGGCGCGTGGATGGCCAGAAAGTCTGGACGTCACTCGCCCACGAATCCGACTGGATCTTCGTGCTAGCCCGCAGCGACCCGGATTCCCACGGCAGGGACGGCTTATCGTTTCTGCTCATGCCGCTTGAGCAGCCGGGTGTGGAGATTCGCCCCATTCGCCAGTTGAGCGGGGGCGCCGAGTTTAACGAAGTGTTCTTTAACGGCGCGCGCGTTAAAGCGTGCGATCTCGTCGGCGCGCCGGGCGATGGCTGGCGGGTTGCCATGACGCTGCTCGGTTTCGAGCGCGGGCTTTCGACGCTGGGACAGCAGATGCAGTTTGTGCGTGAACTTGAATGGATCATCGACGTTGCACGGGAGACGGGTGCCGTGCGCGATCCTGTGCTGCGCCAGCGCATCGGACGAGCGTGGAGCGGTTTGCGTGTGATGCGGCACAACGCGCTACGCATGTTGTCCGGTGGCGGCGAAGCCGGTGCGCCCCCTCGTCGGGAGGCCCTGATTTATAAGTATTACTGGTCGAACTGGCATCGTGATCTGGGCCAACTGGCTGCGGACGTATTAGGTCCGCAGGCCAATGTGATCGACCCTGACGATGTCAGGCGAAGCCATTTGCAGCGTGTCTTCCTTTTCTCCCGTGCCGACACCATTTACGCGGGTACCAACGAGATCCAGCTCAACATCATTGCCGAGCGTGGGCTCGGCATGCCTAAGGAAGCCCGAGGTATGTCATGA
- a CDS encoding acyl-CoA dehydrogenase family protein, giving the protein MDFVFNEEQEALAESVKRLLMIEMTPELIRELWTTPSGRSDALWSLFASQGLTAVSVAEEHGGLGLDETDWALLAQTYGYFGSPEPLIDTALIAVGVLSGLPASAWRDALLRDIAQGRARVAFTHPVNPYTADVHVAQTLLCEHRGELYRVAPGDAAWQPVSSIDPSRRLFTLDWEPVPAARIATASEAKPLLERALDHGAFAVAAQMLGLTQRLLDMALDYSAQRKQFGRAIGSYQALKHLLADVAIRYEFARPVVARAACSIAEDHPQRAVFVSHAKLAATAVAQLAARQAMQVHGAMGYTWELDLQIFMKRIWALANSWGDSAFHKARVASVLLDRRVLVGPAQTFALEEQ; this is encoded by the coding sequence ATGGATTTTGTCTTCAATGAAGAGCAGGAGGCGCTCGCGGAAAGCGTCAAGCGTCTCCTGATGATCGAAATGACGCCGGAGCTGATTCGGGAATTGTGGACCACTCCCAGTGGTCGGTCCGATGCATTGTGGTCCTTGTTTGCCTCGCAGGGGCTGACCGCTGTGTCCGTTGCGGAAGAACACGGAGGCCTTGGCCTTGACGAAACAGACTGGGCGTTGCTGGCCCAGACTTACGGTTATTTCGGTAGCCCGGAGCCGTTGATCGACACGGCCCTGATCGCTGTCGGCGTGCTCAGCGGACTGCCCGCCAGCGCCTGGCGCGATGCGCTTTTGCGCGATATCGCGCAGGGGCGTGCGCGCGTTGCCTTCACGCATCCTGTCAATCCCTACACAGCTGATGTTCACGTCGCGCAGACACTGCTGTGTGAGCATCGCGGTGAACTCTATCGCGTGGCGCCAGGAGACGCCGCATGGCAACCCGTGAGCAGCATTGATCCTTCGAGGCGGCTTTTTACGCTCGATTGGGAACCTGTGCCAGCGGCCCGAATTGCTACGGCTAGCGAAGCGAAGCCGTTGCTCGAGCGCGCGCTGGACCATGGTGCATTCGCGGTTGCGGCGCAGATGCTGGGGCTGACTCAACGACTACTCGACATGGCGCTTGACTACAGCGCGCAACGCAAGCAGTTCGGCCGGGCGATTGGTTCGTACCAGGCGCTCAAGCACCTGCTTGCGGATGTGGCGATTCGTTATGAGTTTGCCCGGCCGGTGGTCGCACGTGCTGCATGCTCGATAGCCGAAGATCATCCGCAACGTGCTGTCTTTGTGTCTCACGCCAAGCTTGCGGCGACGGCTGTCGCGCAACTGGCTGCGCGGCAGGCAATGCAGGTGCATGGCGCGATGGGGTACACGTGGGAGCTCGATTTACAGATTTTCATGAAACGTATCTGGGCGCTGGCGAACAGTTGGGGTGACAGCGCTTTTCACAAAGCCCGGGTGGCCAGCGTGCTGCTCGATCGCCGTGTGCTGGTGGGGCCCGCGCAGACGTTCGCTTTGGAGGAACAGTGA